A DNA window from Paenibacillus sp. HWE-109 contains the following coding sequences:
- a CDS encoding DUF6583 family protein, whose translation MTTFDNQFGQGPTRKKNRLIWLIAAVILVVVLVGGGGIVAYAQFDVFKSTKLIYLQSEIKQTTGAQQALSKALDTYSKEMEPMLNKPVHSLFEISDLTLDMASSDAKTKAILDFIKKSKLSVDAQQDNSAQKQVYNIKWTLDNAAFLDVETAIDPERLAVRIPAFYDKYAYVNVKDLESLRKEFNSSNIPKKVLTYNDVMAAVSIKKDELEKALLPYAKLYADNLQESQFQLVKDGLMNEENANIKSREITITFSQEDVKRMVNSLSDKLAADTVLQDIIFTRAKNMAQLLNDSGYPTEAITQEKFTNSWKDFADKMKKSSEKGDLGDGGKMIVYINNDHDILERKLMFHVKENGKNNEVVLKAASWEDKEFPQHLLLAANVKEEQGATTELKLLNTSNLDAKGGKGKLTLNVNETGSKSAATAGTLLVDYDLSQTNEKQSGTYTFKLSGSGEAEGTMEGKITSSSEKKGNATDANYDISLTFKDVKVESDLKALAFKLHSKQETGVEVKLPAYTKDNSLDVTHMTDQDRTQFMMDLMAGAQKFMETHKDLLQNLGIPLGGMLPGADDYGYGYEDEEFPSDWDLNLDTDSLQSELADSLQDLTPEQQEALLEALKSMEKQGLKAK comes from the coding sequence ATGACTACGTTTGACAATCAATTTGGGCAAGGTCCCACTCGAAAAAAGAATCGTCTCATCTGGCTGATAGCGGCTGTTATCCTAGTTGTTGTGCTTGTTGGCGGGGGCGGAATTGTTGCTTACGCGCAATTTGATGTTTTCAAAAGCACGAAGCTGATTTACTTGCAGTCTGAAATCAAACAAACGACAGGCGCTCAGCAGGCACTTTCCAAAGCCCTGGATACATACAGCAAGGAAATGGAACCTATGCTTAACAAGCCGGTTCATTCTCTGTTCGAGATTTCCGATTTGACGCTGGATATGGCCAGCTCCGATGCAAAGACTAAAGCCATTCTGGACTTTATCAAGAAGAGTAAGCTTTCGGTTGATGCCCAGCAGGACAATTCAGCGCAAAAACAAGTCTACAACATCAAATGGACGCTGGATAACGCAGCTTTCCTAGATGTGGAAACGGCGATTGATCCAGAGCGACTGGCGGTCCGTATTCCGGCTTTTTATGACAAATATGCTTACGTCAATGTGAAGGACTTGGAATCCTTACGCAAAGAGTTCAATTCCAGCAATATTCCTAAAAAAGTACTGACCTACAACGATGTTATGGCAGCTGTCTCCATCAAAAAGGATGAGCTCGAGAAAGCATTGCTGCCATATGCCAAACTCTATGCCGATAATTTGCAGGAAAGTCAGTTTCAGCTTGTCAAAGACGGTCTCATGAATGAAGAGAATGCCAATATCAAGAGCCGCGAAATCACGATTACATTCAGCCAAGAGGACGTAAAACGGATGGTGAACAGTTTATCAGACAAACTTGCCGCCGATACGGTATTGCAGGACATCATTTTCACGCGTGCCAAAAACATGGCTCAACTGTTGAACGATAGCGGCTATCCAACCGAGGCGATAACCCAAGAGAAATTTACGAATTCTTGGAAAGATTTTGCCGACAAGATGAAAAAGTCATCTGAAAAAGGCGATTTAGGCGACGGTGGGAAGATGATTGTCTACATCAATAACGATCATGACATTTTGGAACGTAAGCTAATGTTTCATGTGAAAGAAAACGGCAAGAACAATGAAGTCGTGCTCAAAGCGGCAAGTTGGGAAGATAAAGAGTTCCCGCAGCACTTGCTGTTAGCGGCTAACGTGAAGGAAGAACAAGGAGCAACGACGGAACTCAAACTGCTGAACACATCCAATCTGGATGCGAAGGGCGGTAAAGGCAAATTAACGCTCAATGTGAACGAAACTGGAAGCAAGAGCGCCGCAACAGCAGGAACGCTGCTTGTCGACTACGATTTGAGCCAAACGAACGAGAAACAATCAGGCACTTATACATTTAAATTATCCGGCAGTGGTGAAGCAGAAGGAACGATGGAGGGCAAGATTACAAGTTCCTCAGAGAAAAAAGGGAATGCAACGGATGCCAACTATGATATCAGTCTTACTTTCAAGGATGTCAAAGTAGAAAGCGATTTGAAGGCGTTGGCGTTCAAATTGCATAGTAAACAGGAGACGGGTGTGGAAGTCAAGCTTCCTGCATATACGAAGGATAATTCCCTTGATGTCACGCATATGACAGACCAGGATCGTACGCAGTTTATGATGGATCTGATGGCAGGGGCACAGAAGTTTATGGAGACGCACAAGGATTTACTGCAGAATCTAGGGATTCCGCTTGGAGGCATGCTGCCAGGTGCAGATGATTACGGGTATGGCTACGAGGATGAAGAGTTCCCGTCAGACTGGGATTTAAATCTGGATACAGATAGTCTGCAATCAGAGCTTGCCGATTCGTTGCAGGATCTGACGCCTGAACAGCAGGAAGCACTGCTGGAAGCGCTGAAGTCGATGGAAAAGCAAGGATTGAAAGCAAAGTAA
- a CDS encoding WD40/YVTN/BNR-like repeat-containing protein has protein sequence MMIKKYMPIAAITLFALTGCQSSGGASGAVAVTESPTLSATASAAPTAPAPTPTAAPTTVPNKSTSSSNVSMSTITAVRLADAKSGWIGGKGWIAHTNDGGTQWQVQYQGAGDAKQIFALNGQDAWAVFGEEGKLVNTKDGGQHWASVGQMPNAAFLHFVTKQEAFSGNAHTVDGGVKWTKMPVPEGTVGDAYFHDAKNGWAVKQVKDAIEVDRTQDGGKTWKAVLSRKSAVAPTGAVIRSAGADDAWVELIGESGMTQTSYSLFHTKDGGKNWQTVLANSTAGGGPAPGFQAGDNTGPKNTGTKPGPLYVVSPDVAFMGGQCPSCDKPNSVGWTKDGGKTWVNGQESFTGYGELLLAMADANHGWLLTNDTAQPSVMYTTTNGGVKWQKAHTFDAPK, from the coding sequence ATGATGATTAAAAAATATATGCCAATAGCAGCGATAACCCTTTTCGCCCTAACAGGTTGCCAGTCTTCGGGAGGCGCAAGCGGAGCGGTTGCCGTTACGGAATCACCGACTTTGTCAGCGACAGCATCCGCAGCTCCTACAGCTCCGGCTCCAACCCCAACTGCGGCTCCAACCACAGTTCCGAACAAAAGCACATCTTCATCGAACGTATCGATGTCTACGATAACCGCTGTGCGCTTAGCGGATGCCAAGTCAGGATGGATTGGCGGCAAAGGCTGGATCGCACATACGAATGATGGCGGGACTCAGTGGCAGGTTCAATACCAAGGGGCGGGGGATGCCAAACAGATTTTTGCCTTGAACGGTCAAGATGCCTGGGCCGTGTTTGGCGAGGAAGGCAAGCTGGTGAACACCAAAGACGGAGGTCAGCATTGGGCTTCCGTAGGGCAAATGCCGAATGCTGCATTCTTGCATTTCGTCACGAAGCAAGAAGCTTTTAGCGGTAATGCGCATACCGTTGACGGTGGTGTGAAGTGGACGAAGATGCCTGTACCCGAAGGGACGGTCGGAGATGCTTATTTTCATGACGCCAAGAACGGTTGGGCCGTGAAGCAGGTGAAAGATGCGATTGAAGTAGACCGTACGCAGGATGGAGGCAAAACGTGGAAAGCCGTCCTGTCGCGTAAATCCGCAGTTGCCCCTACGGGAGCGGTGATTCGCTCAGCAGGTGCTGACGATGCCTGGGTCGAGCTGATTGGCGAATCAGGCATGACTCAAACTTCCTACTCGCTGTTCCATACGAAGGATGGCGGGAAGAACTGGCAGACGGTTCTGGCGAACAGCACCGCTGGCGGCGGACCTGCCCCTGGGTTCCAGGCAGGAGACAACACAGGGCCAAAGAACACGGGCACCAAGCCCGGACCCTTGTACGTCGTCAGTCCTGACGTAGCGTTCATGGGCGGGCAGTGCCCGAGCTGCGATAAGCCGAACTCCGTTGGATGGACGAAGGACGGCGGCAAAACATGGGTGAACGGCCAAGAATCGTTCACTGGCTACGGCGAGCTGCTGCTGGCAATGGCCGACGCGAACCACGGCTGGCTGCTGACGAATGATACTGCGCAGCCGAGCGTGATGTATACCACCACTAACGGTGGTGTGAAATGGCAAAAGGCGCATACCTTCGATGCACCCAAATGA
- a CDS encoding M23 family metallopeptidase — protein sequence MRFIWGKKEFTLMIIPGANRRTVRFKLPHSSLYIVPSVILLVLIGFFVTIYLMNTHSHRTRNNMQQVFDGQERQLVDQITHKNSELEQLQANLIDLSQQANEFKLKLEEIKKIDHVIELMSETEGAKGTSKKTAAPSTQQPKGKNSDIGGSDVPVTSQDVSLLVNSTKEGLFSLVGDINALLLHLNESEAKLKEALYVSSITPTLWPTVTHSITSGFGVRIDPFTSKPSMHTGFDLDGEMNDDVYATAAGKVIEASFDNEHGNHIIIDHTRGLQTEYMHLNKMLVKRGESVKKGQKIGLIGTTGRSTGSHLHYEVQKNGVPIDPKPYLKTDRKDENP from the coding sequence TTGAGATTCATCTGGGGTAAAAAAGAGTTCACCTTAATGATCATTCCGGGCGCCAACCGCCGTACCGTAAGATTCAAGCTTCCGCACAGTAGCCTCTATATTGTGCCCAGCGTGATCCTGCTCGTGCTGATTGGTTTTTTTGTCACGATCTACCTCATGAATACCCACTCCCATCGAACAAGAAACAACATGCAGCAAGTGTTCGATGGACAAGAACGCCAACTGGTTGATCAAATTACTCATAAAAATAGTGAACTGGAACAACTTCAAGCCAATTTGATTGACTTATCCCAGCAGGCCAATGAATTTAAATTGAAGTTGGAAGAAATTAAGAAGATCGATCATGTGATCGAATTGATGAGTGAAACGGAAGGAGCGAAAGGGACAAGCAAAAAGACCGCCGCACCTAGCACTCAGCAGCCTAAGGGCAAAAACTCCGATATCGGAGGCAGCGATGTCCCCGTTACTTCGCAAGATGTCTCTCTTTTGGTGAACAGCACCAAAGAAGGACTTTTTTCGTTAGTCGGAGATATTAATGCCCTGCTCCTTCATCTGAATGAATCGGAAGCTAAGCTGAAAGAAGCACTGTATGTAAGCAGCATCACCCCTACCCTCTGGCCGACGGTAACACACAGTATTACATCCGGTTTCGGCGTACGCATCGATCCCTTTACCTCCAAACCCTCCATGCACACAGGCTTCGATCTCGACGGCGAAATGAATGATGACGTGTATGCGACTGCTGCAGGTAAAGTGATTGAAGCCAGCTTTGACAACGAACACGGCAATCACATTATTATCGATCACACCCGTGGACTCCAAACCGAGTATATGCATCTGAATAAAATGCTCGTCAAACGCGGAGAATCAGTAAAGAAAGGTCAAAAGATCGGCCTCATCGGCACGACCGGACGAAGCACAGGCTCTCATCTGCATTACGAAGTCCAGAAGAACGGCGTTCCCATCGACCCCAAACCTTATCTCAAGACGGATAGAAAGGATGAAAACCCATGA
- a CDS encoding bactofilin family protein: MIGSSKARRIDAKTTDTLIGGSTICEGKIMSEASLRIEGQLNGDIECAGDITIGENAVVQSNIQARDVIVAGKVKGNIHTKGKLIVTSSGVLVGNIDVRSFVIQEGGIFQGSSAMNIAAGSEKGGGKVIDAKAHKQQKSEQQAASGGN, translated from the coding sequence ATGATAGGAAGCTCGAAAGCAAGACGGATCGACGCCAAAACAACCGATACCTTGATCGGCGGCAGCACCATCTGTGAAGGTAAAATCATGTCCGAAGCCAGCCTTCGCATCGAGGGCCAACTCAATGGCGACATTGAATGCGCAGGCGATATCACCATTGGGGAGAACGCTGTCGTGCAATCCAACATCCAGGCCCGCGATGTGATCGTTGCCGGCAAAGTCAAAGGCAATATCCACACCAAGGGCAAGCTCATCGTCACCAGCTCAGGCGTGCTGGTCGGCAATATTGATGTGCGCTCCTTCGTCATCCAGGAGGGCGGGATCTTCCAAGGCAGCAGTGCGATGAACATCGCCGCAGGCAGCGAGAAAGGCGGCGGCAAGGTCATCGACGCCAAAGCGCACAAACAGCAGAAGAGCGAGCAGCAAGCTGCTTCTGGCGGAAATTAA
- a CDS encoding ABC transporter substrate-binding protein — protein sequence MRKRIWVLTLIVVAAALLGACGEKLTSSGKAAVVRVGVFKNVTHAAAYIALEKGYFAREWGNDVKIEVTAFDNGSDLSIAMATGDIDVGFVGPGPATTFFLKSANYRVVSGSNNGGAVLVARNGSGINSVKDLVDKTIAIPAKGNTNEISLRLLLKQEGVSLGRAADNAHLIVRSPSDALVSFRQQEIDAALVPEPWGTQIEKAGLGKVVVDWKAIPPNNGDYPTVIMVASDKFIAHHRDMVKGAIKANMDGITFIQNSPDQAYDLINNQLKKYSGKGMDKSLIKASLGRLKLTTDVDVKVMEEMAKVSIDARYIKDIKENELDLSNFVDLSMLAEVKAGK from the coding sequence ATGAGAAAACGTATATGGGTGCTAACGCTGATTGTCGTCGCTGCTGCTCTGCTGGGCGCATGCGGGGAGAAGCTGACTTCGTCCGGGAAGGCTGCTGTTGTTCGGGTAGGTGTTTTTAAAAATGTTACGCATGCCGCGGCATATATCGCTCTGGAGAAAGGCTACTTCGCCCGGGAGTGGGGCAATGACGTGAAGATTGAAGTCACCGCCTTCGATAACGGCTCTGATTTATCGATTGCCATGGCGACGGGGGATATCGATGTCGGGTTTGTAGGTCCGGGGCCAGCGACCACCTTCTTTCTGAAAAGCGCAAACTACCGCGTTGTTTCTGGCTCCAATAACGGTGGGGCCGTATTAGTCGCCCGCAATGGATCGGGAATTAACAGTGTGAAAGATTTAGTAGATAAAACAATTGCGATTCCAGCCAAAGGAAACACGAATGAGATTTCGCTTCGTCTGCTGCTGAAACAAGAGGGAGTAAGCTTGGGCCGTGCGGCCGACAATGCTCATCTTATCGTACGTTCTCCTTCGGACGCCTTGGTTTCCTTCCGACAGCAGGAGATTGATGCCGCGCTCGTCCCTGAGCCATGGGGCACGCAGATCGAGAAGGCTGGTCTCGGCAAAGTGGTCGTAGACTGGAAGGCGATCCCGCCAAACAACGGCGATTACCCGACCGTCATCATGGTCGCCAGCGACAAGTTCATTGCTCACCATCGCGATATGGTGAAAGGGGCAATTAAAGCGAACATGGATGGCATCACGTTCATCCAGAACAGCCCGGATCAAGCGTACGATCTCATCAACAACCAGCTGAAGAAATACAGCGGCAAAGGGATGGACAAAAGCTTAATCAAGGCTTCGTTAGGCAGATTGAAGCTCACCACGGACGTTGACGTCAAGGTGATGGAGGAGATGGCGAAAGTATCCATCGATGCCCGATATATTAAGGACATTAAGGAAAATGAGCTGGACCTCAGCAATTTCGTCGATCTATCCATGCTGGCTGAAGTGAAAGCGGGTAAGTGA
- a CDS encoding ABC transporter permease, which translates to MSTALRRTIFLVLLLIAWEAGFRLFGWGWKFPSVTQTLQAFYDGLVHGELLQATIASMIRLLVSFALSLAIGTTLGFLFARYRLLDDTLGFLVVSLQTIPSIAWLPFAIIWFGLNESSVIFITTLGATWTMALASRTGIKNIPPIYLRAAQTMGTGNGFNMFVQVMIPAAFPHLINGVRTAWAFAWRALVAGELIAKGAGLGQLLQDGRNLGDTSLMLCIVIIIAVLGTVSDHFCFKKLEDKVLERYGLAGSKS; encoded by the coding sequence ATGAGTACCGCATTAAGAAGAACGATTTTTCTGGTACTGCTTCTGATAGCTTGGGAGGCGGGATTTAGACTATTTGGCTGGGGCTGGAAGTTCCCTTCGGTTACGCAAACCTTGCAAGCGTTTTATGATGGATTGGTCCATGGAGAACTGTTGCAAGCAACGATAGCCAGTATGATCCGTTTATTGGTTTCGTTTGCTTTATCTTTGGCCATTGGGACAACGTTAGGTTTCCTTTTCGCCCGTTATCGGCTGCTTGATGATACGCTTGGATTTCTCGTTGTATCCTTGCAAACGATTCCTAGTATTGCTTGGCTGCCCTTTGCTATTATCTGGTTCGGTCTTAACGAATCTTCGGTTATTTTTATTACGACGCTTGGCGCCACTTGGACGATGGCATTAGCCAGCCGCACCGGGATCAAAAACATTCCGCCCATCTATTTGCGCGCCGCTCAAACGATGGGCACAGGGAATGGATTTAACATGTTCGTGCAGGTGATGATTCCTGCGGCATTTCCACATTTAATCAATGGCGTGCGGACAGCATGGGCTTTCGCTTGGCGTGCTTTGGTGGCCGGTGAGCTGATTGCCAAAGGCGCCGGATTGGGTCAACTTTTGCAGGATGGGCGGAATTTGGGGGATACCTCGCTCATGCTGTGCATCGTTATTATTATTGCCGTTCTGGGCACCGTTTCCGACCACTTCTGCTTCAAGAAACTCGAAGATAAAGTGCTAGAGCGCTACGGCCTCGCTGGCTCGAAGTCTTAA
- a CDS encoding ABC transporter ATP-binding protein encodes MIEIKGVSKTFVQRIGGNYQALDNITLTIKKGEFVSLLGPSGCGKSTVLNLVAGFDTQSEGTIEVNGKKVSGAGADRVVVFQEHGLFPWLTVLDNVAFGLKQKGMAKKDRHELAMEQIKSVHLSRFADRYPHELSGGMKQRAAIARALAMDPEILLMDEPFAALDEQTRLILHKELEEIWMRTRKTILFITHNIRESVILSDRVLVMSTRPGTIKKEFAVQAARPRDMADPLLHHVENAIMDALADELEKVVREETGDEYRIKKNDFSGTASDSLGGGI; translated from the coding sequence TTGATCGAGATTAAGGGAGTCAGCAAGACGTTTGTGCAACGAATCGGCGGCAATTACCAAGCGCTGGACAATATTACATTAACGATTAAAAAAGGCGAGTTCGTTTCCCTGTTAGGACCATCCGGATGCGGGAAATCGACCGTGCTGAACTTGGTGGCAGGCTTTGATACACAAAGCGAGGGCACGATTGAGGTTAATGGGAAAAAAGTAAGCGGCGCAGGTGCCGACCGTGTTGTTGTTTTTCAAGAGCACGGCCTGTTCCCCTGGCTGACCGTACTCGACAATGTGGCTTTCGGACTCAAGCAGAAAGGCATGGCCAAGAAGGATCGTCACGAGCTGGCGATGGAGCAGATCAAATCGGTGCATCTCAGCCGTTTTGCTGACCGTTATCCGCATGAACTCTCCGGTGGCATGAAGCAGCGGGCTGCGATTGCTAGAGCGCTGGCAATGGATCCGGAAATTTTGCTCATGGATGAGCCTTTTGCCGCTCTTGATGAGCAGACACGCCTTATTTTGCATAAAGAATTGGAAGAAATCTGGATGCGTACGCGCAAAACGATCCTCTTCATTACTCATAATATCCGGGAATCGGTCATTCTTTCTGATCGGGTTCTTGTGATGTCCACCCGTCCCGGGACGATTAAGAAAGAGTTTGCTGTGCAGGCAGCAAGGCCTCGGGATATGGCTGATCCGCTGCTCCATCATGTCGAAAATGCGATTATGGATGCGCTCGCGGATGAGCTGGAGAAAGTGGTAAGGGAGGAGACGGGCGATGAGTACCGCATTAAGAAGAACGATTTTTCTGGTACTGCTTCTGATAGCTTGGGAGGCGGGATTTAG
- a CDS encoding DUF445 domain-containing protein, whose translation MKKEAKYIATVSLGVMGAGFLATLPVSSTIWGGFLQGGFEAGVVGGLADWFAVSALFRHPLGIPIPHTALLPKNRDKITKALVSTVENELLSKETIRARLQQIRFLERGLAIAETNLDNAAVHKGLTTLAKQALSAIDLEKLTPLIAEEMHKALQDVDTGKLVRALADTVIQGGYDGKTFDFVIDKVEAWAIKAETRDQLGAMALKAFEGLQSNGFMAFAVNAFLGMVNEEKIGGIIQNFVLSYIEQMRTKNHPRRESVLSFIRSELKKLERNPKLLAELDSLKSKLPDMLDLDEKLAGLLERLKTKAENFVDQPDFVPGYVLPIVRKMLRSIQENADMIERGEHFIQDQIAAYLEQNHSKIGQLVKENLDKLTNEKLTQLMEDKLGPDLQWIRVNGAICGFIIGLGLAGLKMLF comes from the coding sequence ATGAAAAAAGAAGCAAAGTATATAGCGACGGTCTCTTTAGGGGTTATGGGAGCAGGCTTTCTGGCTACATTGCCCGTTTCCTCGACCATTTGGGGAGGGTTCTTGCAGGGTGGTTTTGAAGCAGGCGTAGTGGGCGGTTTGGCCGACTGGTTTGCGGTTAGCGCTCTTTTCCGCCATCCTCTGGGCATACCTATTCCACATACGGCGTTGTTGCCCAAGAATCGGGATAAAATTACGAAAGCACTTGTCTCCACGGTGGAGAATGAGCTGCTGTCCAAAGAAACCATCCGGGCTCGCTTGCAGCAAATTCGCTTTCTTGAGCGTGGGCTTGCGATTGCTGAGACCAACCTGGACAACGCTGCCGTTCACAAAGGGCTAACGACACTTGCCAAGCAAGCGCTCAGCGCCATTGATTTGGAGAAACTGACACCGCTGATTGCAGAAGAAATGCATAAAGCGCTTCAAGATGTCGATACCGGCAAACTGGTTCGTGCCCTCGCGGATACTGTCATCCAAGGTGGTTACGACGGCAAAACGTTCGATTTCGTCATCGATAAAGTAGAAGCTTGGGCGATCAAAGCGGAAACCCGTGATCAACTCGGCGCGATGGCGCTCAAAGCATTCGAAGGGTTGCAGTCCAATGGTTTCATGGCTTTTGCTGTGAATGCGTTCCTCGGTATGGTCAATGAGGAGAAAATCGGCGGTATTATTCAGAACTTTGTGCTCTCTTATATTGAGCAAATGCGTACGAAGAATCATCCGCGCAGAGAATCCGTGCTCTCGTTTATTCGCAGTGAATTGAAGAAGTTGGAGAGAAATCCTAAGCTTTTGGCGGAATTGGACAGTTTGAAGTCGAAGCTGCCGGATATGTTGGATCTGGACGAGAAGCTGGCAGGACTGCTGGAGCGGTTGAAGACCAAGGCAGAGAATTTCGTGGATCAGCCCGATTTTGTGCCTGGTTATGTTCTTCCGATTGTACGTAAAATGCTTCGCTCGATCCAAGAGAATGCTGACATGATAGAGCGCGGCGAGCATTTCATTCAGGATCAAATCGCGGCTTATTTGGAACAAAATCATAGTAAAATCGGTCAACTGGTCAAAGAGAACCTGGATAAGCTGACGAACGAGAAGCTGACTCAGTTGATGGAAGACAAGCTTGGCCCTGATTTGCAGTGGATTCGTGTCAACGGTGCGATCTGTGGATTTATTATCGGTTTGGGCTTGGCCGGTTTGAAAATGCTGTTTTAA
- a CDS encoding DUF2935 domain-containing protein, whose amino-acid sequence MSLNEHITPWQEHLFWVEILQDHAIFVDEALANEEMQWIAIAKRYIAAFKELRNRVLQTDPLLPVSSETMVQLSKDIYPVVQGYYQFEGYLQHLRIQNKVVISLTPVYFNGTLLENGEYLRILHYWMNGVPYEPLPLVTLMEMWLEDQLGHAVLLGNHLDPTEMDLIKSTQLYAQQFSAHIVKNTAIRGFLRFTPPNFPVQQKFARQVAETVIGFYRVVEGVIVEYQHTELLSRVTLRFLEHHLPETCYFLHKLAAYEVEILSLPNCPLTKPSFE is encoded by the coding sequence ATGAGTCTTAATGAACATATCACGCCTTGGCAGGAACATTTATTCTGGGTTGAAATTTTGCAGGATCATGCCATCTTTGTGGACGAGGCACTTGCAAATGAAGAAATGCAATGGATCGCCATCGCAAAGCGCTACATCGCCGCCTTCAAGGAACTCCGCAATCGTGTTTTACAAACAGATCCCCTACTGCCAGTCTCCTCGGAAACGATGGTTCAGCTCTCCAAGGATATTTACCCCGTTGTTCAGGGGTATTATCAGTTTGAGGGGTATTTGCAGCATTTGCGCATTCAAAATAAAGTCGTCATTTCTTTAACGCCTGTTTATTTTAATGGCACACTTCTGGAAAACGGTGAGTACCTTCGTATTTTACACTATTGGATGAACGGTGTCCCCTATGAACCCCTGCCGCTTGTCACCTTGATGGAAATGTGGCTGGAAGATCAGCTCGGTCATGCCGTCCTGCTAGGGAATCACCTTGATCCAACCGAAATGGATCTGATCAAAAGCACCCAGTTATACGCCCAACAATTCAGCGCTCACATCGTCAAAAACACCGCTATCCGCGGATTCCTTCGCTTCACTCCGCCAAACTTTCCTGTTCAGCAAAAATTCGCGCGACAGGTGGCCGAAACGGTCATCGGTTTCTATCGTGTCGTTGAAGGTGTCATTGTGGAATACCAGCATACCGAGCTGCTCAGCCGCGTAACGCTTAGGTTCCTGGAGCATCACCTGCCGGAAACTTGCTATTTCTTACATAAGTTAGCTGCATATGAGGTAGAAATTCTGTCCCTGCCGAATTGCCCGCTAACCAAGCCGTCATTTGAGTAG
- a CDS encoding HD domain-containing protein codes for MAEGHESILRAAEALVKEKLERDSSGHDWWHIYRVVQTTKRIAAEEGADAFVCELAALLHDVVDEKLNADPAAAQRELEAWLAASGAAAAEVEHVLEIIGTMSFKGGARPPMRTLEGRVVQDADRLDAIGAVGISRVFAYSGWKGRPIHDPSVTAREQMTEAEYRAGNDTAINHFYEKLLKLKELMNTPFAKQLAEERHRFMEQYLEQFYQEWEGQR; via the coding sequence ATGGCTGAAGGGCATGAGAGCATACTGCGCGCAGCCGAAGCGCTTGTGAAAGAGAAGCTTGAACGCGACAGCAGCGGCCACGACTGGTGGCATATCTATCGCGTCGTGCAGACGACCAAGCGCATCGCTGCCGAGGAAGGCGCCGACGCTTTCGTCTGCGAGCTTGCTGCGCTGCTTCACGACGTCGTCGACGAGAAGCTGAACGCGGATCCAGCCGCTGCGCAGCGCGAGCTGGAAGCGTGGCTGGCCGCTAGCGGTGCGGCTGCGGCTGAAGTGGAGCACGTGCTGGAGATCATCGGCACGATGTCGTTCAAGGGCGGCGCGCGTCCGCCGATGCGCACGCTGGAAGGCCGGGTCGTGCAGGATGCCGACCGGTTGGATGCAATAGGCGCGGTGGGCATCTCGCGCGTCTTTGCCTATTCGGGCTGGAAGGGCCGCCCGATTCACGATCCTTCCGTCACCGCGCGCGAGCAGATGACGGAGGCGGAATATCGCGCAGGCAATGACACCGCGATCAATCACTTCTATGAGAAGCTCCTGAAGTTGAAGGAGCTGATGAATACGCCGTTCGCCAAACAACTGGCGGAGGAGCGGCACCGTTTTATGGAACAGTACTTGGAGCAGTTCTATCAAGAGTGGGAAGGCCAACGCTAG